In the Heteronotia binoei isolate CCM8104 ecotype False Entrance Well chromosome 13, APGP_CSIRO_Hbin_v1, whole genome shotgun sequence genome, one interval contains:
- the MARS1 gene encoding methionine--tRNA ligase, cytoplasmic isoform X2, which yields MRLFVSEGSPGGLKVLAAAKATDAPVELQWVPHEAHVVPFLSQPRVPALLLKEGSFLFSPNAICQYFFFLSGKEASDFTQLQSNFTNQLFEWEATELQPAVSAALYHHVVQGKKGEEVLGIVRQPLNYIDQTLTKKNTPYLNGDAESAVDIVFWGALFPLLQDGTVLPDDLKVLRNWFQNMSLKEHCKKTVETVWTRKGVQQLKAYLQKQPGPTLAFEKLATNEPKEEESLQRLSEEEIAAVAEVWSRGAATLPKPWKPQQPVVPMEGMRNVLITSALPYVNNVPHLGNIIGCVLSADTFARYSRLRNWNTLYLCGTDEYGTATETKAMEEGISPQQICDKYHVIHAQIYQWFNISFDYFGRTTTPHQTTIAQDIFHRLLEHNYLLTETVDQLKCEHCDRFLADRFVEGVCPFCNYEEARGDQCDKCGKLINATELKKPLCKVCQRTPVVKPSRHLFLDLPRLEDRLEKWLALSQSTGDWTPNARFISRAWIRDGLKPRCITRDLKWGTPVPLDGFRDKVFYVWFDAPIGYLSITANYTDQWEKWWKNPNQVDLYNFMAKDNVPFHSVVFPCSLLGTEENYTLVSHLIATEYLNYEDGKFSKSRGVGVFGDMAKDTGIPADIWRFYLLFVRPESQDSAFSWNDLMLKNNSELLNNLGNFVNRAGSFVCKFFGGRVPDMELNQDDKRLLAHITLELRQYNQLLEKVRIRDALRSILSISRHGNQYLQVNEPWKCIKGNDADRKRAGTVIGVAVNIAALLSVMVQPYMPSVSAAIQGQLCIPADHNVVTNDFVCTLPAGHQIGTVTPLFQKLESEQIENLRKRFGGGQQKNAAVAEKGAKVLQEEFAKQDNYVRQLKAQKAEKKQIDAAISKLTELQKQLSLIEGKNPASQPPRGKVKK from the exons ATGAGGCTGTTTGTCAGCGAAGGCAGCCCGGGTGGGCTGAAGGTGCTGGCTGCAGCCAAGGCTACCGACGCTCCCGTGGAGTTGCAGTGGGTTCCGCATGAAG CTCATGTTGTTCCATTCCTCTCCCAACCACGAGTGCCAGCCCTGCTGTTGAAGGAGGGATCTTTCCTGTTTTCTCCAAATGCAATTTGCCA GTACTTCTTCTTTTTGTCCGGAAAAGAGGCAAGCGATTTTACCCAGCTGCAAAGCAATTTTACCAATCAGTTGTTTGAGTGGGAAGCAACAGAGCTGCAG CCTGCTGTGTCTGCTGCCTTGTATCATCACGTGGTGcaagggaagaaaggagaagaggTTTTGGGGATTGTCCGGCAGCCACTGAACTACATTGATCAGACGCTAACTAAAAAGAACACTCCTTACCTTAATGGG GATGCCGAGTCAGCAGTCGACATTGTCTTCTGGGGAGCCCTCTTCCCTCTGTTACAGGATGGAACCGTATTGCCAG ATGATCTGAAAGTCCTGAGGAACTGGTTTCAGAACATGAGCCTGAAGGAGCACTGCAAGAAGACTGTCGAAACTGTGTGGACTCGCAAAGGAGTACAGCAGCTGAAGGCCTACCTGCAGAAGCAGCCTGGGCCTACCCTGGCCTTTGAGAAGCTTGCTACGAATGAACCGAAG GAGGAGGAATCTCTTCAGCGCCTCTCTGAGGAGGAGATTGCCGCGGTCGCTGAAGTCTGGAGCAGAGGGGCAGCCACCCTTCCCAAGCCTTGGAAGCCACAGCAGCCTGT GGTGCCCATGGAAGGCATGAGGAATGTGCTGATCACTAGCGCGCTGCCCTATGTCAACAATGTGCCCCACCTTGGGAACATCATTGGTTGCGTCCTCAGTGCGGACACCTTTGCTAG GTACAGCCGGTTGCGCAACTGGAACACGCTGTACTTGTGCGGTACTGATGAATACGGCACTGCCACAGAGACAAAGGCCATGGAGGAGGGGATTAGCCCCCAGCAGATCTGTGACAAGTACCACGTCATCCACGCCCAGATCTACCAGTGGTTCAACATCTCCTTTGACTATTTTGGACGCACCACGACGCCCCATCAGACCAC GATAGCCCAGGACATCTTCCATCGGCTGCTGGAGCACAACTACCTGCTGACAGAGACGGTGGACCAGCTCAAGTGTGAGCACTGTGACCGGTTCCTGGCTGACCGCTTCGTGGAAGGCGTCTGCCCGTTCTGCAACTACGAGGAAGCCCGCGGGGACCAGTGTGACAAATGTGGGAAATTAATCAATGCCACTGAACTGAAG AAACCCCTGTGCAAAGTCTGTCAGAGGACTCCGGTGGTGAAGCCCTCCCGGCACCTCTTCCTGGACCTGCCCAGG CTCGAAGACCGCCTGGAGAAGTGGCTGGCTTTGTCCCAGTCCACTGGGGACTGGACCCCCAATGCCAGGTTCATCAGCCGCGCCTGGATCCGTGATGGCCTCAAGCCGCGTTGTATCACACGTGACCTGAAGTGGGGCACGCCAGTCCCGCTGGATGGGTTCCGTGACAAG GTATTCTACGTCTGGTTTGATGCTCCCATTGGCTATCTGTCCATCACAGCCAACTACACCGACCAATGGGAGAAGTGGTGGAAGAATCCCAATCAG GTTGATCTTTACAACTTCATGGCAAAGGACAACGTCCCTTTCCACAGTGTCGTGTTCCCTTGTTCATTGCTCGGTACAGAGGAAAACTATACCTTGGTCAGCCACCTCATTGCAACAG AATATTTGAATTACGAGGACGGCAAATTCTCCAAGAGTCGTGGAGTCGGGGTCTTTGGGGACATGGCCAAGGACACAGGCATCCCCGCAGACATCTGGCGCTTCTATCTTCTCTTTGTTCGGCCAGAGAGCCAGGACAGCGCCTTCTCTTGGAACGATCTCATGCTGAAAAACAATTCGGAGCTGCTCAACAACTTGGGCAATTTTGTCAACAG AGCTGGGTCGTTTGTGTGCAAGTTCTTCGGAGGACGTGTTCCTGACATGGAGCTGAACCAGGACGACAAGCGTTTGCTGGCTCACATCACTCTGGAACTGCGGCAGTACAATCAGTTGTTGGAGAAGGTTCG GATCCGTGATGCCCTGCGCAGCATCCTGAGCATCTCTCGCCATGGCAACCAGTATCTCCAGGTCAACGAACCTTGGAAATGCATCAAGGGCAATGATGCAGACAG GAAGCGGGCAGGCACTGTGATAGGTGTGGCCGTCAACATCGCCGCCCTGCTGTCAGTCATGGTTCAGCCATACATGCCCAGTGTGAGCGCTGCAATCCAAGGGCagttgtgcattcctgctgatcACAACGTTGTGACCAATGACTTCGTCTGCACCTTGCCAGCTGGGCACCAGATTGGCACG GTGACACCCCTCTTCCAGAAGCTAGAGAGCGAGCAGATAGAAAACCTGCGGAAGCGCTTTGGTGGCGGCCAG
- the MARS1 gene encoding methionine--tRNA ligase, cytoplasmic isoform X1 has protein sequence MRLFVSEGSPGGLKVLAAAKATDAPVELQWVPHEAHVVPFLSQPRVPALLLKEGSFLFSPNAICQYFFFLSGKEASDFTQLQSNFTNQLFEWEATELQPAVSAALYHHVVQGKKGEEVLGIVRQPLNYIDQTLTKKNTPYLNGDAESAVDIVFWGALFPLLQDGTVLPDDLKVLRNWFQNMSLKEHCKKTVETVWTRKGVQQLKAYLQKQPGPTLAFEKLATNEPKEEESLQRLSEEEIAAVAEVWSRGAATLPKPWKPQQPVVPMEGMRNVLITSALPYVNNVPHLGNIIGCVLSADTFARYSRLRNWNTLYLCGTDEYGTATETKAMEEGISPQQICDKYHVIHAQIYQWFNISFDYFGRTTTPHQTTIAQDIFHRLLEHNYLLTETVDQLKCEHCDRFLADRFVEGVCPFCNYEEARGDQCDKCGKLINATELKKPLCKVCQRTPVVKPSRHLFLDLPRLEDRLEKWLALSQSTGDWTPNARFISRAWIRDGLKPRCITRDLKWGTPVPLDGFRDKVFYVWFDAPIGYLSITANYTDQWEKWWKNPNQVDLYNFMAKDNVPFHSVVFPCSLLGTEENYTLVSHLIATEYLNYEDGKFSKSRGVGVFGDMAKDTGIPADIWRFYLLFVRPESQDSAFSWNDLMLKNNSELLNNLGNFVNRAGSFVCKFFGGRVPDMELNQDDKRLLAHITLELRQYNQLLEKVRIRDALRSILSISRHGNQYLQVNEPWKCIKGNDADRKRAGTVIGVAVNIAALLSVMVQPYMPSVSAAIQGQLCIPADHNVVTNDFVCTLPAGHQIGTVTPLFQKLESEQIENLRKRFGGGQLEDFLLKPKQKNAAVAEKGAKVLQEEFAKQDNYVRQLKAQKAEKKQIDAAISKLTELQKQLSLIEGKNPASQPPRGKVKK, from the exons ATGAGGCTGTTTGTCAGCGAAGGCAGCCCGGGTGGGCTGAAGGTGCTGGCTGCAGCCAAGGCTACCGACGCTCCCGTGGAGTTGCAGTGGGTTCCGCATGAAG CTCATGTTGTTCCATTCCTCTCCCAACCACGAGTGCCAGCCCTGCTGTTGAAGGAGGGATCTTTCCTGTTTTCTCCAAATGCAATTTGCCA GTACTTCTTCTTTTTGTCCGGAAAAGAGGCAAGCGATTTTACCCAGCTGCAAAGCAATTTTACCAATCAGTTGTTTGAGTGGGAAGCAACAGAGCTGCAG CCTGCTGTGTCTGCTGCCTTGTATCATCACGTGGTGcaagggaagaaaggagaagaggTTTTGGGGATTGTCCGGCAGCCACTGAACTACATTGATCAGACGCTAACTAAAAAGAACACTCCTTACCTTAATGGG GATGCCGAGTCAGCAGTCGACATTGTCTTCTGGGGAGCCCTCTTCCCTCTGTTACAGGATGGAACCGTATTGCCAG ATGATCTGAAAGTCCTGAGGAACTGGTTTCAGAACATGAGCCTGAAGGAGCACTGCAAGAAGACTGTCGAAACTGTGTGGACTCGCAAAGGAGTACAGCAGCTGAAGGCCTACCTGCAGAAGCAGCCTGGGCCTACCCTGGCCTTTGAGAAGCTTGCTACGAATGAACCGAAG GAGGAGGAATCTCTTCAGCGCCTCTCTGAGGAGGAGATTGCCGCGGTCGCTGAAGTCTGGAGCAGAGGGGCAGCCACCCTTCCCAAGCCTTGGAAGCCACAGCAGCCTGT GGTGCCCATGGAAGGCATGAGGAATGTGCTGATCACTAGCGCGCTGCCCTATGTCAACAATGTGCCCCACCTTGGGAACATCATTGGTTGCGTCCTCAGTGCGGACACCTTTGCTAG GTACAGCCGGTTGCGCAACTGGAACACGCTGTACTTGTGCGGTACTGATGAATACGGCACTGCCACAGAGACAAAGGCCATGGAGGAGGGGATTAGCCCCCAGCAGATCTGTGACAAGTACCACGTCATCCACGCCCAGATCTACCAGTGGTTCAACATCTCCTTTGACTATTTTGGACGCACCACGACGCCCCATCAGACCAC GATAGCCCAGGACATCTTCCATCGGCTGCTGGAGCACAACTACCTGCTGACAGAGACGGTGGACCAGCTCAAGTGTGAGCACTGTGACCGGTTCCTGGCTGACCGCTTCGTGGAAGGCGTCTGCCCGTTCTGCAACTACGAGGAAGCCCGCGGGGACCAGTGTGACAAATGTGGGAAATTAATCAATGCCACTGAACTGAAG AAACCCCTGTGCAAAGTCTGTCAGAGGACTCCGGTGGTGAAGCCCTCCCGGCACCTCTTCCTGGACCTGCCCAGG CTCGAAGACCGCCTGGAGAAGTGGCTGGCTTTGTCCCAGTCCACTGGGGACTGGACCCCCAATGCCAGGTTCATCAGCCGCGCCTGGATCCGTGATGGCCTCAAGCCGCGTTGTATCACACGTGACCTGAAGTGGGGCACGCCAGTCCCGCTGGATGGGTTCCGTGACAAG GTATTCTACGTCTGGTTTGATGCTCCCATTGGCTATCTGTCCATCACAGCCAACTACACCGACCAATGGGAGAAGTGGTGGAAGAATCCCAATCAG GTTGATCTTTACAACTTCATGGCAAAGGACAACGTCCCTTTCCACAGTGTCGTGTTCCCTTGTTCATTGCTCGGTACAGAGGAAAACTATACCTTGGTCAGCCACCTCATTGCAACAG AATATTTGAATTACGAGGACGGCAAATTCTCCAAGAGTCGTGGAGTCGGGGTCTTTGGGGACATGGCCAAGGACACAGGCATCCCCGCAGACATCTGGCGCTTCTATCTTCTCTTTGTTCGGCCAGAGAGCCAGGACAGCGCCTTCTCTTGGAACGATCTCATGCTGAAAAACAATTCGGAGCTGCTCAACAACTTGGGCAATTTTGTCAACAG AGCTGGGTCGTTTGTGTGCAAGTTCTTCGGAGGACGTGTTCCTGACATGGAGCTGAACCAGGACGACAAGCGTTTGCTGGCTCACATCACTCTGGAACTGCGGCAGTACAATCAGTTGTTGGAGAAGGTTCG GATCCGTGATGCCCTGCGCAGCATCCTGAGCATCTCTCGCCATGGCAACCAGTATCTCCAGGTCAACGAACCTTGGAAATGCATCAAGGGCAATGATGCAGACAG GAAGCGGGCAGGCACTGTGATAGGTGTGGCCGTCAACATCGCCGCCCTGCTGTCAGTCATGGTTCAGCCATACATGCCCAGTGTGAGCGCTGCAATCCAAGGGCagttgtgcattcctgctgatcACAACGTTGTGACCAATGACTTCGTCTGCACCTTGCCAGCTGGGCACCAGATTGGCACG GTGACACCCCTCTTCCAGAAGCTAGAGAGCGAGCAGATAGAAAACCTGCGGAAGCGCTTTGGTGGCGGCCAG CTCGAAGACTTCCTGTTGA
- the MARS1 gene encoding methionine--tRNA ligase, cytoplasmic isoform X3 — translation MRLFVSEGSPGGLKVLAAAKATDAPVELQWVPHEAHVVPFLSQPRVPALLLKEGSFLFSPNAICQYFFFLSGKEASDFTQLQSNFTNQLFEWEATELQPAVSAALYHHVVQGKKGEEVLGIVRQPLNYIDQTLTKKNTPYLNGDAESAVDIVFWGALFPLLQDGTVLPDDLKVLRNWFQNMSLKEHCKKTVETVWTRKGVQQLKAYLQKQPGPTLAFEKLATNEPKEEESLQRLSEEEIAAVAEVWSRGAATLPKPWKPQQPVVPMEGMRNVLITSALPYVNNVPHLGNIIGCVLSADTFARYSRLRNWNTLYLCGTDEYGTATETKAMEEGISPQQICDKYHVIHAQIYQWFNISFDYFGRTTTPHQTTIAQDIFHRLLEHNYLLTETVDQLKCEHCDRFLADRFVEGVCPFCNYEEARGDQCDKCGKLINATELKKPLCKVCQRTPVVKPSRHLFLDLPRLEDRLEKWLALSQSTGDWTPNARFISRAWIRDGLKPRCITRDLKWGTPVPLDGFRDKVFYVWFDAPIGYLSITANYTDQWEKWWKNPNQVDLYNFMAKDNVPFHSVVFPCSLLGTEENYTLVSHLIATEYLNYEDGKFSKSRGVGVFGDMAKDTGIPADIWRFYLLFVRPESQDSAFSWNDLMLKNNSELLNNLGNFVNRAGSFVCKFFGGRVPDMELNQDDKRLLAHITLELRQYNQLLEKVRIRDALRSILSISRHGNQYLQVNEPWKCIKGNDADRKRAGTVIGVAVNIAALLSVMVQPYMPSVSAAIQGQLCIPADHNVVTNDFVCTLPAGHQIGTVTPLFQKLESEQIENLRKRFGGGQLEDFLLKPKDNYVRQLKAQKAEKKQIDAAISKLTELQKQLSLIEGKNPASQPPRGKVKK, via the exons ATGAGGCTGTTTGTCAGCGAAGGCAGCCCGGGTGGGCTGAAGGTGCTGGCTGCAGCCAAGGCTACCGACGCTCCCGTGGAGTTGCAGTGGGTTCCGCATGAAG CTCATGTTGTTCCATTCCTCTCCCAACCACGAGTGCCAGCCCTGCTGTTGAAGGAGGGATCTTTCCTGTTTTCTCCAAATGCAATTTGCCA GTACTTCTTCTTTTTGTCCGGAAAAGAGGCAAGCGATTTTACCCAGCTGCAAAGCAATTTTACCAATCAGTTGTTTGAGTGGGAAGCAACAGAGCTGCAG CCTGCTGTGTCTGCTGCCTTGTATCATCACGTGGTGcaagggaagaaaggagaagaggTTTTGGGGATTGTCCGGCAGCCACTGAACTACATTGATCAGACGCTAACTAAAAAGAACACTCCTTACCTTAATGGG GATGCCGAGTCAGCAGTCGACATTGTCTTCTGGGGAGCCCTCTTCCCTCTGTTACAGGATGGAACCGTATTGCCAG ATGATCTGAAAGTCCTGAGGAACTGGTTTCAGAACATGAGCCTGAAGGAGCACTGCAAGAAGACTGTCGAAACTGTGTGGACTCGCAAAGGAGTACAGCAGCTGAAGGCCTACCTGCAGAAGCAGCCTGGGCCTACCCTGGCCTTTGAGAAGCTTGCTACGAATGAACCGAAG GAGGAGGAATCTCTTCAGCGCCTCTCTGAGGAGGAGATTGCCGCGGTCGCTGAAGTCTGGAGCAGAGGGGCAGCCACCCTTCCCAAGCCTTGGAAGCCACAGCAGCCTGT GGTGCCCATGGAAGGCATGAGGAATGTGCTGATCACTAGCGCGCTGCCCTATGTCAACAATGTGCCCCACCTTGGGAACATCATTGGTTGCGTCCTCAGTGCGGACACCTTTGCTAG GTACAGCCGGTTGCGCAACTGGAACACGCTGTACTTGTGCGGTACTGATGAATACGGCACTGCCACAGAGACAAAGGCCATGGAGGAGGGGATTAGCCCCCAGCAGATCTGTGACAAGTACCACGTCATCCACGCCCAGATCTACCAGTGGTTCAACATCTCCTTTGACTATTTTGGACGCACCACGACGCCCCATCAGACCAC GATAGCCCAGGACATCTTCCATCGGCTGCTGGAGCACAACTACCTGCTGACAGAGACGGTGGACCAGCTCAAGTGTGAGCACTGTGACCGGTTCCTGGCTGACCGCTTCGTGGAAGGCGTCTGCCCGTTCTGCAACTACGAGGAAGCCCGCGGGGACCAGTGTGACAAATGTGGGAAATTAATCAATGCCACTGAACTGAAG AAACCCCTGTGCAAAGTCTGTCAGAGGACTCCGGTGGTGAAGCCCTCCCGGCACCTCTTCCTGGACCTGCCCAGG CTCGAAGACCGCCTGGAGAAGTGGCTGGCTTTGTCCCAGTCCACTGGGGACTGGACCCCCAATGCCAGGTTCATCAGCCGCGCCTGGATCCGTGATGGCCTCAAGCCGCGTTGTATCACACGTGACCTGAAGTGGGGCACGCCAGTCCCGCTGGATGGGTTCCGTGACAAG GTATTCTACGTCTGGTTTGATGCTCCCATTGGCTATCTGTCCATCACAGCCAACTACACCGACCAATGGGAGAAGTGGTGGAAGAATCCCAATCAG GTTGATCTTTACAACTTCATGGCAAAGGACAACGTCCCTTTCCACAGTGTCGTGTTCCCTTGTTCATTGCTCGGTACAGAGGAAAACTATACCTTGGTCAGCCACCTCATTGCAACAG AATATTTGAATTACGAGGACGGCAAATTCTCCAAGAGTCGTGGAGTCGGGGTCTTTGGGGACATGGCCAAGGACACAGGCATCCCCGCAGACATCTGGCGCTTCTATCTTCTCTTTGTTCGGCCAGAGAGCCAGGACAGCGCCTTCTCTTGGAACGATCTCATGCTGAAAAACAATTCGGAGCTGCTCAACAACTTGGGCAATTTTGTCAACAG AGCTGGGTCGTTTGTGTGCAAGTTCTTCGGAGGACGTGTTCCTGACATGGAGCTGAACCAGGACGACAAGCGTTTGCTGGCTCACATCACTCTGGAACTGCGGCAGTACAATCAGTTGTTGGAGAAGGTTCG GATCCGTGATGCCCTGCGCAGCATCCTGAGCATCTCTCGCCATGGCAACCAGTATCTCCAGGTCAACGAACCTTGGAAATGCATCAAGGGCAATGATGCAGACAG GAAGCGGGCAGGCACTGTGATAGGTGTGGCCGTCAACATCGCCGCCCTGCTGTCAGTCATGGTTCAGCCATACATGCCCAGTGTGAGCGCTGCAATCCAAGGGCagttgtgcattcctgctgatcACAACGTTGTGACCAATGACTTCGTCTGCACCTTGCCAGCTGGGCACCAGATTGGCACG GTGACACCCCTCTTCCAGAAGCTAGAGAGCGAGCAGATAGAAAACCTGCGGAAGCGCTTTGGTGGCGGCCAG CTCGAAGACTTCCTGTTGA
- the MARS1 gene encoding methionine--tRNA ligase, cytoplasmic isoform X4, with translation MRLFVSEGSPGGLKVLAAAKATDAPVELQWVPHEAHVVPFLSQPRVPALLLKEGSFLFSPNAICQYFFFLSGKEASDFTQLQSNFTNQLFEWEATELQPAVSAALYHHVVQGKKGEEVLGIVRQPLNYIDQTLTKKNTPYLNGDAESAVDIVFWGALFPLLQDGTVLPDDLKVLRNWFQNMSLKEHCKKTVETVWTRKGVQQLKAYLQKQPGPTLAFEKLATNEPKEEESLQRLSEEEIAAVAEVWSRGAATLPKPWKPQQPVVPMEGMRNVLITSALPYVNNVPHLGNIIGCVLSADTFARYSRLRNWNTLYLCGTDEYGTATETKAMEEGISPQQICDKYHVIHAQIYQWFNISFDYFGRTTTPHQTTIAQDIFHRLLEHNYLLTETVDQLKCEHCDRFLADRFVEGVCPFCNYEEARGDQCDKCGKLINATELKKPLCKVCQRTPVVKPSRHLFLDLPRLEDRLEKWLALSQSTGDWTPNARFISRAWIRDGLKPRCITRDLKWGTPVPLDGFRDKVFYVWFDAPIGYLSITANYTDQWEKWWKNPNQVDLYNFMAKDNVPFHSVVFPCSLLGTEENYTLVSHLIATEYLNYEDGKFSKSRGVGVFGDMAKDTGIPADIWRFYLLFVRPESQDSAFSWNDLMLKNNSELLNNLGNFVNRAGSFVCKFFGGRVPDMELNQDDKRLLAHITLELRQYNQLLEKVRIRDALRSILSISRHGNQYLQVNEPWKCIKGNDADRKRAGTVIGVAVNIAALLSVMVQPYMPSVSAAIQGQLCIPADHNVVTNDFVCTLPAGHQIGTVTPLFQKLESEQIENLRKRFGGGQDNYVRQLKAQKAEKKQIDAAISKLTELQKQLSLIEGKNPASQPPRGKVKK, from the exons ATGAGGCTGTTTGTCAGCGAAGGCAGCCCGGGTGGGCTGAAGGTGCTGGCTGCAGCCAAGGCTACCGACGCTCCCGTGGAGTTGCAGTGGGTTCCGCATGAAG CTCATGTTGTTCCATTCCTCTCCCAACCACGAGTGCCAGCCCTGCTGTTGAAGGAGGGATCTTTCCTGTTTTCTCCAAATGCAATTTGCCA GTACTTCTTCTTTTTGTCCGGAAAAGAGGCAAGCGATTTTACCCAGCTGCAAAGCAATTTTACCAATCAGTTGTTTGAGTGGGAAGCAACAGAGCTGCAG CCTGCTGTGTCTGCTGCCTTGTATCATCACGTGGTGcaagggaagaaaggagaagaggTTTTGGGGATTGTCCGGCAGCCACTGAACTACATTGATCAGACGCTAACTAAAAAGAACACTCCTTACCTTAATGGG GATGCCGAGTCAGCAGTCGACATTGTCTTCTGGGGAGCCCTCTTCCCTCTGTTACAGGATGGAACCGTATTGCCAG ATGATCTGAAAGTCCTGAGGAACTGGTTTCAGAACATGAGCCTGAAGGAGCACTGCAAGAAGACTGTCGAAACTGTGTGGACTCGCAAAGGAGTACAGCAGCTGAAGGCCTACCTGCAGAAGCAGCCTGGGCCTACCCTGGCCTTTGAGAAGCTTGCTACGAATGAACCGAAG GAGGAGGAATCTCTTCAGCGCCTCTCTGAGGAGGAGATTGCCGCGGTCGCTGAAGTCTGGAGCAGAGGGGCAGCCACCCTTCCCAAGCCTTGGAAGCCACAGCAGCCTGT GGTGCCCATGGAAGGCATGAGGAATGTGCTGATCACTAGCGCGCTGCCCTATGTCAACAATGTGCCCCACCTTGGGAACATCATTGGTTGCGTCCTCAGTGCGGACACCTTTGCTAG GTACAGCCGGTTGCGCAACTGGAACACGCTGTACTTGTGCGGTACTGATGAATACGGCACTGCCACAGAGACAAAGGCCATGGAGGAGGGGATTAGCCCCCAGCAGATCTGTGACAAGTACCACGTCATCCACGCCCAGATCTACCAGTGGTTCAACATCTCCTTTGACTATTTTGGACGCACCACGACGCCCCATCAGACCAC GATAGCCCAGGACATCTTCCATCGGCTGCTGGAGCACAACTACCTGCTGACAGAGACGGTGGACCAGCTCAAGTGTGAGCACTGTGACCGGTTCCTGGCTGACCGCTTCGTGGAAGGCGTCTGCCCGTTCTGCAACTACGAGGAAGCCCGCGGGGACCAGTGTGACAAATGTGGGAAATTAATCAATGCCACTGAACTGAAG AAACCCCTGTGCAAAGTCTGTCAGAGGACTCCGGTGGTGAAGCCCTCCCGGCACCTCTTCCTGGACCTGCCCAGG CTCGAAGACCGCCTGGAGAAGTGGCTGGCTTTGTCCCAGTCCACTGGGGACTGGACCCCCAATGCCAGGTTCATCAGCCGCGCCTGGATCCGTGATGGCCTCAAGCCGCGTTGTATCACACGTGACCTGAAGTGGGGCACGCCAGTCCCGCTGGATGGGTTCCGTGACAAG GTATTCTACGTCTGGTTTGATGCTCCCATTGGCTATCTGTCCATCACAGCCAACTACACCGACCAATGGGAGAAGTGGTGGAAGAATCCCAATCAG GTTGATCTTTACAACTTCATGGCAAAGGACAACGTCCCTTTCCACAGTGTCGTGTTCCCTTGTTCATTGCTCGGTACAGAGGAAAACTATACCTTGGTCAGCCACCTCATTGCAACAG AATATTTGAATTACGAGGACGGCAAATTCTCCAAGAGTCGTGGAGTCGGGGTCTTTGGGGACATGGCCAAGGACACAGGCATCCCCGCAGACATCTGGCGCTTCTATCTTCTCTTTGTTCGGCCAGAGAGCCAGGACAGCGCCTTCTCTTGGAACGATCTCATGCTGAAAAACAATTCGGAGCTGCTCAACAACTTGGGCAATTTTGTCAACAG AGCTGGGTCGTTTGTGTGCAAGTTCTTCGGAGGACGTGTTCCTGACATGGAGCTGAACCAGGACGACAAGCGTTTGCTGGCTCACATCACTCTGGAACTGCGGCAGTACAATCAGTTGTTGGAGAAGGTTCG GATCCGTGATGCCCTGCGCAGCATCCTGAGCATCTCTCGCCATGGCAACCAGTATCTCCAGGTCAACGAACCTTGGAAATGCATCAAGGGCAATGATGCAGACAG GAAGCGGGCAGGCACTGTGATAGGTGTGGCCGTCAACATCGCCGCCCTGCTGTCAGTCATGGTTCAGCCATACATGCCCAGTGTGAGCGCTGCAATCCAAGGGCagttgtgcattcctgctgatcACAACGTTGTGACCAATGACTTCGTCTGCACCTTGCCAGCTGGGCACCAGATTGGCACG GTGACACCCCTCTTCCAGAAGCTAGAGAGCGAGCAGATAGAAAACCTGCGGAAGCGCTTTGGTGGCGGCCAG